From the genome of Streptomyces sp. S4.7:
CGCCTCCGCCAGCCGGGTCGCGCTCATCAACGGCGCGCAGGCGTGCAACGTGTTCTGGGAGATCGGAAGTTCGGCCACCCTGGGCACCAACTCGACGTTCGTCGGCAACATCCTGGCCCTGACCTCGATCAGCGCCACGACCGGGGCGACCATCGACGGTCGCGCGCTCGCGCGCAACGGTTCGGTGACCCTGGACACCAACCGGATCACCCGCTCCACCTGCACCGGCGGCACCACGTCCGGGACGACGACCGGCACCACCACAGGGACGACGACCGGCACCACGACCGGCACCACGACCGGTACCACCACGGGGACCACGACCGGAACGACGGGCAGTGTGCTCGGCGGCGTGCTCGGTGGCGTGCTCGGCGGTGGGACGACCGGCACCAACACCGGCGGCGTGCTGGGTGGCGTGCTCGGCGGCGTCGTGACCGGCGGCACCACGGGCGGCACCACGGGTGGGACGACCGGCGGCACCACCGGCGGGTCCACGGGCGGGGTCATCTCAGGCAACACCACCGGGAACACGACCGGGAACACGGTGGGCAACACCTCCGGCGGCGGACACGGCGGCAAGCCTCCGGGGAAGCCGGGCCACGGTCACGGGAAGCCCGACCACGGTCACGGAAAGCCGGGCCACGGTCACGGAAAGCCCGACCACGGTGAGAAGCCCGGCTACGGCGACGACAAGCCCTCGGAGCACGGCGGCTACGGCGACAAGCCCGAGCACCTGGCCTGACCGAACCGGCCCATGGATCGCGCCGCGCGGTGGAATCTCATCGATTCCGCCGCGCGGCGTCCCAGGAAGTCCCGCGAAAATCCGGGTGTGAGTAGCTGATATGAAAGAGACAGGGTGGGTGTCGGTGCCGGGCGGAATTGATTCGGTGGAATCAGTTGAGTCGGTTGAAGCCGTTGGAACCGTTCATACGGCTGATGGAGCGGGTTCGACGGGGGTACGGGAAACCGACCCCACCGGGGTACCGGCCACTTCCCGCGTGCTGAAGGCGGGTTTGCGTACCGTCGTACTCCTCTGTCTGGCGACCGTGCTGGCGCACGCGGCGTTGGTGTTCCTGCACGTCGCGCCCTCCAATGCCGTCTCACAGCGCTACGCCCGGCAGATCAACGCCTGGGTCTATCCGCTCTTCGAACAGAACTGGCGGCTCTTCGCCCCTGATCCGGACTCCGTCAACCGGCAGATCTCCGCGCGCACGGCACGCACGGCGGCCGACGGATCGATCCAGGTGAGTAAGTGGTTCGACCTGACAGCCGTCGACAACGCGGCGGTCGAGCACACCCCGTTCCCCAGCCACACCGCGCAGAACGAACTGCGCCGGGCCTGGACCTCGTATCTCGAACTGCACGGTGGGAGCGACGAGTCGCGCTCGGAACGGGCCGTGATGATGCAGAAGTATCTGCGCAACATCGCGGTGGCGCGGATGTCCGAACGGTTCGGCGGACGTTCCGCGTTCATCCAGCTCAGGGTCGTCACCGTGCCCATCGCGGCCCCGGGGACGGACGGTGGGCGAACGGCCCAGGGCTCGCCGAAGAACCCCGAGACCCGGCTCCTGCCCTG
Proteins encoded in this window:
- a CDS encoding ice-binding family protein — protein: MKLNIPGVVRPRSVSGWLTATLTAAVAAAMVAVTPTQALAIATPVPLGTADAFAVLAGESITNTGPSVITGDIGVSPGTAITGFPPGLVLGAQHSADAVALQAKSDLVTAFNNAAGQATDAVLPPDAGGLTLVGGVYTAPSTLGLTGTLTLDAQNNPNTVWVFQVGSGLTTASASRVALINGAQACNVFWEIGSSATLGTNSTFVGNILALTSISATTGATIDGRALARNGSVTLDTNRITRSTCTGGTTSGTTTGTTTGTTTGTTTGTTTGTTTGTTTGTTGSVLGGVLGGVLGGGTTGTNTGGVLGGVLGGVVTGGTTGGTTGGTTGGTTGGSTGGVISGNTTGNTTGNTVGNTSGGGHGGKPPGKPGHGHGKPDHGHGKPGHGHGKPDHGEKPGYGDDKPSEHGGYGDKPEHLA
- a CDS encoding DUF5819 family protein; protein product: MLKAGLRTVVLLCLATVLAHAALVFLHVAPSNAVSQRYARQINAWVYPLFEQNWRLFAPDPDSVNRQISARTARTAADGSIQVSKWFDLTAVDNAAVEHTPFPSHTAQNELRRAWTSYLELHGGSDESRSERAVMMQKYLRNIAVARMSERFGGRSAFIQLRVVTVPIAAPGTDGGRTAQGSPKNPETRLLPWWKVTPDGN